From the Apis cerana isolate GH-2021 linkage group LG3, AcerK_1.0, whole genome shotgun sequence genome, one window contains:
- the LOC107993875 gene encoding monocarboxylate transporter 12 — translation MSLPREWCLQDSVERDAVAPTTASQEMVGTTVIDENMNQQNQLGSLLSIHSAPVFDLSTGMPSPKRPASLAVQATATSTPVVPPHLQSPETIEDEDNDNLLTISSLTARPLIAKSRELRSTKNSSTKKKKPKKSETKKKSRNITYVPLDGGYGWIIVFGAFFVQFWVTGLMKSYGVLYVEVMETFKDSSASVASWIPAILSCLCLALAPVTSMLCQKYSCRAVVFVGGLFCALGLTISYFATSLIHLFFTFGVLTGIGGGLSTTPGIILVSQYFDKHRALANGICVSGTAAGSFVFPLLIKILVDNFGFHGTILLLGGCMLHVCVSATLYRPLENNYAPEDLKIPEKEEKVEYTKELESAKQQKLDLIFANDSTAKHNLLNELFHQNSVVTVELTDSDEEKDVMGEGLQMKPISKIRSSSILHSVEDLSTDSTCVYKARSSLRSLKSSITVVCPERTSIPQNEAQLPEEKKTLMQRITQYIDLSLLKNPQFIMMCFSVSLMSTGSPYMLYYLPAYVHAAGYTKSEAGYLVAISAALDLCGRLGLGWLSDLKLFDRRKGYIGSVVGAGVAVLAIPMAHSFYVLACSVGMYGLCLGCWFLLVPVLLADQYGTDKISSTYGLVRMFQSVGAISIPPLAGYLRDVTGSYSVCFLCMGTCMVMGGLPLLLIFNEVSNSSKMTVNNVKNSNCQGEAIAKK, via the exons ATGTCGTTACCACGAGAATGGTGCCTGCAGGATTCGGTTGAACGTGACGCTGTCGCACCGACGACAGCGTCGCAGGAGATGGTCGGCACGACTGTCATCGACGAAAATATGAATCAACAAAATCAACTGGGTTCCCTTTTGTCTATACATTCAGCGCCTGTCTTCGATTTGAGTACAGGTATGCCATCGCCTAAGAGACCAGCTTCTTTAGCCGTCCAGGCGACAGCAACTTCGACGCCAGTTGTACCACCGCATCTTCAAAGTCCAGAGACGATAGAGGACGAAGATAACGACAATCTCTTGACTATATCGAGTCTCACGGCTAGACCGTTGATTGCCAAATCTCGAGAACTTCGATCAACTAAAAACTCTAgtacgaaaaagaagaaacctaaaaaaagcgaaacgaaaaaaaaatcaagaaatattaCATACGTTCCATTAGATGGTGGTTACGGTTGGATTATCGTATTCGGGGCGTTTTTCGTTCAGTTTTGGGTGACTGGACTTATGAAATCTTATGGAGTGCTGTATGTTGAGGTGATGGAAACGTTTAAGGATTCCTCAGCGTCTGTTGCTTCCTGGATACCAGCTATTTTATCTTGTCTTTGTCTCGCACTtg CTCCAGTGACGAGTATGTTGTGTCAGAAATACAGTTGTCGGGCTGTCGTTTTCGTCGGTGGATTGTTTTGCGCTTTAGGATTAACAATAAGTTATTTTGCCACGAGCTTGATACATCTCTTTTTTACATTCGGTGTTTTGACAG gAATTGGTGGTGGTCTCTCGACAACACCAGGTATTATCCTCGTTTCTCAATATTTCGACAAGCATCGTGCCCTAGCAAATGGTATATGTGTATCTGGTACAGCGGCTGGTAGTTTCGTGTTTCCACTTTTAATCAAGATTCTAGTGGATAATTTTGGTTTTCACGGTACTATTCTCCTACTTGGTGGTTGCATGTTACACGTGTGCGTGAGTGCAACTCTATATCGGCCTTTAGAGAATAACTACGCGCCGGAAGATTTGAAGATAccagagaaagaggaaaaggtCGAATATACAAAGGAATTAGAATCAGCAAAACAACAAAAGTTAGATTTAATATTCGCTAACGATTCGACTGCAAAGCATAATCTGTTGAACGAATTATTTCATCAGAACAGTGTGGTGACGGTCGAACTGACAGACAGCGATGAAGAGAAGGACGTGATGGGTGAAGGTCTCCAGATGAAACCAATCTCGAAAATACGTAGTTCAAGTATATTGCATAGTGTCGAAGATTTGTCGACCGATTCTACGTGTGTATACAAGGCCAGATCATCGTTAAGATCACTAAAGTCGTCGATTACGGTGGTATGTCCAGAACGAACTTCAATTCCTCAAAACGAAGCACAACTGccggaggaaaagaaaacattaatGCAGAGAATAACACaatatatcgatttatctCTATTAAAAAATCCTCAATTCATCATGATGTGCTTTTCCGTTAGTCTGATGTCAACTGGAAGTCCATATATGCTTTATTATCTTCCGGCATATGTGCATGCTGCTGGTTACACAAAGTCAGAAGCTGGATACTTGGTAGCTATTTCCGCCGCGCTTGATTTATGCGGAAGATTAGGACTTGGATGGCTTTCAGATTTAAAGCTTTTTGATCGACGGAAAGGATATATCGGaag TGTTGTGGGTGCTGGTGTAGCAGTACTGGCAATTCCAATGGCCCATTCTTTCTATGTGTTGGCATGTTCCGTAGGCATGTATGGATTATGCTTAGGCTGTTGGTTTCTTTTGGTTCCCGTCCTTCTTGCAGACCAATACGGAACtgataaaatatcttctaCTTACGGTCTTGTTAGGATGTTCCAGAGCGTCGGAGCAATTTCTATTCCGCCTTTAGCAG gATATCTACGTGATGTAACCGGAAGTTACTCCGTATGTTTCCTATGCATGGGCACATGCATGGTTATGGGAGGTCTACCTCTACTTCTGATTTTTAACGAAGTATCGAATTCATCGAAGATGACTGTTAATAATGTCAAGAACAGTAATTGTCAAGGAGAAgcgattgcaaaaaaataa